The nucleotide window CTTCAAAACTTTAGAAGAAGGTCAAAAAGTTACTTTTGAAATCGTTCAAGGCAACCGTGGTGACCAAGCTTCTAACGTACACAAAGCTTAATAGCTTTTGAAAAAGATCCTGCTCTGCAGGGTCTTTTTTGTTACTTTATTTATACTACTTATCTATATTTTATGAAAAGTCGCTATTTCCTCGGTAAAATACCTTAACCTGTTGAGTCTGATAAGAAAGATATTTTTTACCCTTGTATTTTTATGTAATACAGAGTAGAATAGCACTATAGAAAAGCAATATACATGAGTAACTACAAAGTTTGACACGTAGCAATTGTTACCATATAATAAATTATCTCCCCTGCGATGTGCGTATGCTCTTCGTTGTCTCAAACCTATAAACATTTATCGGGAATTCAATATGACACCTTGCCAACATGCCTGCATAGACAGGACGTTGAAAAAGTGGATGAGGATGCCCACCTGCGAGAGCGGGTTTTGAGACACTAGAGTTACGGCAGAGCGGGACTTACGAAAAAAGCCGCTTTTTGCGGCTTTTTTTTGTTTGTCTCTGCTAAAGTCCCTGTTGATTTCAATACGGGGAATTTCTTTTCGCAAAGGTTTCACCTTTTCACTACAATCAACAAGTACCGATTACTACTATCAAGCTTTAACATAACCTTTTAATCCATATTCATAACATCGAGACGAAACTGATCGATAGGGCGCTTTGCTTCGCGTCTCTCTGTTGCGTTATCTCTTGGCTCTTCCATTTGCGCAATACGTTCTGTTGTCCCAAGATCATGACTACTTTTCTTTTCCTTCATGTTGTTCACCTCCGCGCTTATACAGGATATTGTTTCCATATTTTCAAAAAAACATGTACTTTGCTTCTAGCTGATTTTCTAGGTAAATCACACCGTATGAATACATCGGCTGCCGCCTTTTATCCGTAGGTGAGCCAGGGTTAAACAGAATAATTTTGCAGATCTTCCTCTAGCACGGATGGCCACTGCTTGGATCGTTTTGGAATATGAGTATCTGCAACTACAATAATTTTCATAATACACTCCAAAAACAATAAAAAAAATAAAATCTTTATAAATTATCTAACTTTTCTAACTTTACAACAATTTCAGATTGTTGTACAATCGCTACATACACAGCGAGTTTCGACATTTTTCTTTACAAGGAGGAGCAACATGAGCTTATTCAGAAAAAAATCCATACAAAGCTTAATTGAGGAATCGGGCGGCACCGGCGTTTCCTTGAAAAAAGATTTAGGTGCTTTTGATTTAACAATGCTAGGTATTGGTGCCATCATCGGTACAGGTATCTTTGTATTAACAGGAGTTGCCGCTGCAGAGCATGCCGGTCCTGCCCTGATTTTATCGTTCATTCTCTCAGGTCTTGCTTGTGTATTCGCAGCTCTTTGTTATGCGGAATTTGCTTCTACTGTTCCCGTAGCAGGTAGTGCCTACACATACAGCTATGCAACATTTGGTGAGCTAATCGCTTGGATACTCGGCTGGGATTTAATTTTAGAATATGGCGTAGCTTCTTCTGCTGTTGCGGTAGGGTGGTCTGGCTACTTTCAAGGTTTATTAGAAGGATTCGGTATAACGATTCCTACGGCTTTGTCTAGCGCCTATAACCCTGATAAAGGTACATTTATTGATTTACCTGCTATCCTTATTATTTTAATCATTACGTTCCTATTAACAAAAGGCGTTAAAAAATCTGCTCGCTTTAATACAATCATGGTTATTATCAAAGTAGCAGTTATTCTTCTCTTTATTGGTGTTGGAGCATTTTACGTAAAACCTGAAAACTGGACACCCTTTATGCCATTTGGTTTTTCCGGTGTTGCTACAGGCGCCGCAACAGTTTTCTTTGCTTACATTGGCTTTGATGCTGTTTCAACAGCTGCAGAAGAAGTACGTAATCCAAAGCGTAATATGCCAATTGGGATTATTGCTTCCCTTGCTGTGTGTACAGCACTCTACATTATTGTTTCCGCGATTTTAACAGGTATTGTACCGTACGACCAGTTAAATGTGAAAAACCCTGTTGCATTTGCACTAAATTATATTAATCAGGATTGGGTTGCAGGTTTTATCTCTTTAGGAGCTATTGTTGGTATTACAACAGTATTACTTGTTATGTTATATGGCCAATCTCGTTTGTTTTATGCGATTAGCCGCGACGGCTTGCTGCCAAAAGTATTCTCACGTGTAAACAACAAAACACAAACACCGCTCATAAACAACTGGATCATTGCCATTTTTGTTTCCTTCTTCGCTGGTGTATTACCACTTAACAAATTAGCAGAATTAACAAATATCGGTACTCTGTTTGCATTCATTACTGTTTCCATCGGCATTCTCGTCATGCGTAAAACGCAGCCGAACATTAAACGAGGTTTCCAAGTGCCTCTTGTACCACTTATCCCCATCTTAGCCGTTGCATTTTGTGGATATTTGGTTCTCCAACTGCCATTGACAACCTGGATTAGCTTTGGAGGATGGCTATTAATCGGTTTAGTTATTTACTTCGTATACAGTAAAAAGCATAGTAAACTAAATCCATAGAAACCAAAAACAGACAAGCCCTTGCTTGTCTGTTTTTTGCTATACTTTAAACTTTGCAATTCCCTTGTGAAGTCCCTCAGCCATTGCCGTCATCTCTTCAGCAGAGGCGGCGATTTCTTCGGATGCCGCCGACTGCTCCTTCGCTGTTTCAGCTACAGTTTGGAGACTCATCGCCATTTCATCGGTTTTAGACGACATGTGTTCAAACACTTGCACAATTTCCGCTGATTGAGTAGATACTTGTTGTATTGCCTCTTTAATACCTGTAATTTTATTATCCACATTCGTAAATGACTCATGAATATTTGTGAATTGCTTTCCTGCAGTTTGTACTGCTTCTAAACCTTGATTCACTTCACTCATTCCGTGCTGTGCTGCGTAAAATGCTTGATTCGCCTCCTCTTGTACCAACTTTACAAGAGCAGTAATATCCTGTGCAGACTTAGCGGATTGCACAGCAAGCTTCCGAACTTCATCAGCCACGACCGCAAATCCTCTGCCGTGCTCCCCTGCTCGAGCAGCTTCGATTGCTGCATTTAGTGATAATAAGTTTGTTTGATCAGCAATCCATTTAATGGCCTCTGTAATGCTGTTAATGTCTGTTGAACGTTTATTTAAAGACTCTACATTTTCTGCAACAGCATCAATTGTACTTTGAATAATTGTCATTTGCTTTGTCACTGCTCGAATCACATCTTGACCCTGCATAGACAATTCTGCTGCATATCCCGCTGATGCGGAAACATCCTGTACGTTTACTGCAATACCTGCAATATTTTGCGCGGCCTCGTGCAGTTGCATCGTACTCATATGGATATGAGAAAGCTGCTGCTGCATATCTTGTGATGTACGCTGAATGTGCTCAGATACTTGTTGCGTTGCTGCTGTGTTTTCTTCTGACCCTGAGGCAAGTTCGCTTGCTGTTTTTGATACTTGTCCGGCACCTGCTTGAATTTGATAAATAAGCTCCCTTAAATTTGCTTTCATTGTATTAAACGAATGCGCTAATATACTTGTCTCATCCTTCGTTCGAATTTGCAAATCAGAAATCGCTAAGTTCCCTTTTGAAATTTCTTCCGCTTGCGCACTAATTAACTTAATTGGTCTTGATAATACAACCGATAAGATAATTCCCACTGTAACAGATAAGATAATAGCACCAGCGCTCATCAGTAGACTCCATCTTAGCTTTTTCTCAATATCAGCTGAACTAGAAGCAACTACTTCGTCAATTTCACGTTGCTTTTCTTGCGCCAATTGGTCTGCAATCGTGCGAATTTCACGGGATACAGCTAAAATATTTTCTTGTATGGATGTTTCAATCTCATTTTGTTTAACTGCTTGTGTTAATCGTTTTTCATGTGCCTGTACCAATCCCTCAATTTGTCCTAAGTATTCCTTACTTTTCTTATTTGTTTCGTTTTCCTTAATACTTTGAATGCGCTTCAAAATGATACCTTGCTCGCTCTGCATCGCTTTCACATCATCCGCTTCTTTTGAAAGTAAATATGAGTAAAACTGACTTTCCAGTCGCGTTGACGATACTTGAATTAAGCGTGTTTTCTCTAAGTCCTTAGATTCAACTTCAAGCAGATGCGAATATTTATTATGCAGGGATCTCATTTCATAATTTGACATAATAATCACACTAAGCATCAATGCAATGACTAATAAAAAAGAAAACGAAATTTTTTGCCTAATATTCAGCTTCATCCAGGCGCTTCCCCCTTCAACCAGGTTTTAAGTATATGTATCTACTCTTTTATAATCCTAATACCGCATCACCTCTTTTTATCATTATATAACGATACATTTAAAAAAATAAATTTTTTTATTATTTTCTGATTAATTTCCTTTTAATAAAGTGGACTCATTTGCTAATACATCTGAAACGATAGCTGCATTTAATAAATGGATTTCTTTTGTCCATACCCCACATACGATGAAAAATAAAGATTATACTATAAGACTAACCTAATTAGCTAAACAATATAAACAGAAGCGTACCAACCCGGTACGCTCCTGTTTATATTATTTGATAGCTTCTAGTGCTACGGTTAAAACTTTAACAAGCAAATCCAAATCATCTTCTTCAATCGTAAGAGGAGGTGAAATGGCAAGCACGTTGTTATATCCGGCAACTGTTGCTCCGTTTTTACCAATGATAACACCTTGTTGCTTACAAGTAGCTATTACACAATTCACAAGAGCTACATCAAGCGGTTCCTTTGTTTTTTTGTCAGTTACAAGCTCAATTCCAACAAGTAACCCCTTCCCTCTCACGTCACCAACAAGCGGGTGCTGAGAAAGAGCCGATCGCAAGCTTTCTAGCAACTGTGCTCCTAGTTTGGCAGATCGCTGAAATAAATGTTCACGTTCCATAATTTCTAAGTTTTTGAGCGCTAGCGCGCATGCGGCTGGGTTACCGCCAAATGTATTAATATGGCGAAAATAATCATATTCTTCCGACCCTTTAAACCCTTCGTAAATTTCTCGTTTGACAGCAGTTGCCGAAAGCGGCAAGTAAGCGCTTGTTAAACCTTTGGCCATTGTAATAATGTCTGGCTTTACACCATAGTGCATAAAGCCAAACGGCGTACCGGTACGTCCGAATCCACAAATCACTTCATCAACAATCAATAGTGCTCCGTGCTTTTCGCAGACCTTTTTCACACCTTTCATGTAACCTTCAGGCGGCATTAAAATACCTCCGCCTGTAATAATAGGCTCCATAATCATAGCTGCAACGGTTTCGCTTAATTCCCACGTCATCGCATTATCCACGGCTTGCACAGATTGCAATTGCTCAGATGACGCCCCATCTTCGGGAAGACGATAACTATCAGGTGGTGCTACATGAAGAAATCCAGGTGCCAGCGGCTCATATTTATATTTGCGTTGCGCTTGCCCTGTGGCAGCTAGTGCTCCCATAGAATTGCCATGGTACGCTCTGTACCTGGACACAATTTTATAACGACTTCCTTCTCCTTTTTGCTGGTGATATTGACGGGCAATCTTAAATGCGGTTTCATTCGCCTCTGATCCACTATTGGAAAAGAAGATTACATAGTCGCCACCAAGCAGTTCATTCAATTTTTCAGCCAATGCGATAGCCGGACTGTGACTTTGCGTCATCGGTACATATGCAAGTTTTTTTAATTGCTCGTATGCTGCTTCCGCCAGCTCTTCGCGTCCATAGCCAACATTTACGCACCATAGGCCCGCCATTGCATCGAGATAACGATTTCCATTTTCATCTGTAATCCACGCCCCGCTTGCTGTATCAACAACCATTGTAGCATCTGGGCTATATGGGCGCATACCGTGCCAAACGTATTTCTCGTCTTTCACTAAAGACTCTCCGCTTTGTCTCGTTACCACTATATTCTCCCCCTTAAAAGTCAAATCGTGACGTAATCATTTTTTTCCGCGTGAAAAAGTTTACGCCATCTTTTCCATTTACATGTAAGTCGCCATAGAACGAATCCTTCCAACCGGAAAACGGGAAAAATGCCATCGTTGCCGGCACGCCAACGTTAACCCCAAGCATTCCCGCATCCGCTTCTTCTCGAAACTGTCGAATCGCTTTCGCATCCTTCGTATAAATTGTTGCTCCATTACCGTAGCGAGATTTCTCAATATAAGAAAGGGCTTCATCTAAATCCTCTGCGCGCAATACACTTAAAACCGGAGCGAAGATTTCTTCTGTCGCAATTGTCATTTCAGGTGTAACATGGTCGAATACAGTCGGTCCTAAAAATGTCCCTTCTGGCATAGATTCCATTTCCTTGCGTCCGTCACATAGAAGAGTGGCACCTTCTTTCACCCCTGCTTCAATATAACCAACTACTTTTTCACGATGAGATTCACGAATAACTGGTGTCAGCAATACATCTTCATCCATACCGCTTCCCATACTTAATCCCATGGCTTTTTCTTGCAGTTCATGTACAAACTTATCATTTTCACCCACTACGACAACAGCACTGCATGCCATACAGCGCTGCCCAGCACTGCCAAACGCGGAGGAAACAATATGTTCTGCCGCTTTTTTAATATCTGCGTCAGGCATGACAACATGATGATTCTTCGCACCCGATAGCGCTTGTACTCGTTTTCCTTGCGCTGCAGCACGCTGATACACATATTTTGCGATAGGCTGTGAACCAACAAATGAAATTGCTTTTACATCGGGATGATCAAGCAAACCATTCACTACATCATGAGCGCCATGTACAATATTTAATACGCCGTCCGGTGCACCTGCTTGTTTAAACAATTCTGCAAGGCGGTTTGCTAGCATCGGAGTACGTTCAGAGGGTTTTAAAACAAATGTATTTCCGCATGCAATTGCTAAGGGAAACATCCAAAGCGGTACCATCATCGGAAAATTAAATGGCGTAATTCCTCCAATAACACCAAGCGGATATCGAAACATTTCCGAGTCTATCTCCTCTGCAATACTGGATAACGTTTCTCCCATTAAAAGCGTTGGCGCACCCGAAGCAAACTCCACACACTCTATGCCGCGTTGGACTTCACCATACGCTTCTTTGTATGCCTTTCCATTTTCTGTTACAATCAGTTTTGCTAATTGTTCATGCTGCTCGCTTAGTAGGAAATGGTACTTGAACAAAATACGGGCGCGTTTGGGTGCAGGTGTATTCTTCCATGTCGCAAATGCTGCTTTTGCTGCCTGTACAGCCGCGTTCACATCTGCAACAGTTGAAATACCGACCTTAGCTATAACTTCTCTTGTAGCCGGATTTGGCACATCCAATACTTCCGTTCCTTGCGAATTCACCCAATTGCCGTCAATGAAATTTTTTAACACCAATGTATCCGTAGCCGTCATAAAACTCCTCCTATATAAAAATGGCTTTCTATTATTATCTCGTATCCTTACAGTTCCTTCATTAGACAGAATGTCAAATGTGCAACAGCATTTCTGCTACAAGTTGACTACTGCACACTCTTGTTTCCTGTTGTACGATGAAGCAAGCATCACAGACTGTTTTTGTATGTTTTCATTCGTTTTGTGGTAAGTAAGTAATCATAGGCTTGGAGCATAAATTCGATAACTAAACGCTTATCGGGCTTCATGAAGTCTTCACCGAGAAGCTGTTCAAGCTTTGTAATGCGATGATACAATGTTTGTCGTACAACAAACAGCTTTTTAGCTGTTTCCTGCTTAGAACCGTGACACGCTAAATACACACGTAATGTCTCGATCAGCTTTCCTTTGTATTTTTGGTCGTACCAAATAACAGGCTCCAAATATTCCATAACAATCTCTTGTAAGTCCTCATGCTTATACATGGCAAGTAAACGGTACATATGCATATCTTCATAGAAACGGCATTCACTTTGCATCACCTGCTGTATTTTGATGGTCTCCTTTGCAGTTTGAAGCGCTCTTGGAAACTCACCCAAAAACTCTACAAATTTGCCGATACCTACAAACACAGCATATTTCTGTTTTCTCATGAAATCGGTCTGTAACAAACGCTCAAGCGCTTGTTCTAAACGTTGCTTCGCTTTTCCTTCGCGCTGATTTAACAATATAACTGAAAGTTCATTTCGCTTTTCTGTGCATAAAGAAAAAAAGCCAAACTGTTCAAAAATCGTTCGAAACAGCAACTTATAGTAGGTAAAATCCGCATCAACGTCTTGAAATTTAGAAACGCATACTGTTCCACCTTTTGTAGCTACAATTCGGTGACTATGTAACATATCATGAATCTCTTTTTCTTCATATTCACCAGCTAACCAGCTATGTACCCATTCACTTTCTTCTACCCTTCTTTTCTCAGCAACATATAAATCACGCAGTAAAAATTGCGCCATGGCTGTTGCGGTCCGATCCAACATTAGTTTATCGTACTCTGTTACATCACGACTACCAAACAGGTATAGCTGTGCATAATCTTGCCCAAACAACCGAATACATTGTTGCAGTGTACGTTGCGTATTCGGGTTTATACAAGCACCTGCCGGACACAAAATTTCTGTTTCTTCCATTTGGAACAATACCCCATGACCTGTATGTTCGTGTAACAATTCCACAATCTCTTCATAGCTCCGCACAGATAGCAGCTTTTTATTGAGGATTTGTGAATAACATTCAAGATCTGTAATCATTTGATATTGTTTATTAATCAGATAGGAATGAATATCTTGGGTGATTTCCACATAAGGAACTTCTTCTTGAAACAATAAAATTGGAAAGTGGTGCTCATTTGCTAACGAGATAATATGGGGGGAAATAGAAAACGGTTGTCTTGTCATATCAATACATAGTGCTGCTGCTTGTATTTCAATGAGTTCTTCCAGAAAAGATACGAACAACGATTCATCCTCTCGCCAACCAAGGCCAGTAGATAAGATGAGTTCATTGCCTTTTAAAAGCGACTTAATATCGGTCATTTCCAAAATATGTACCCATTTGACAGTTCGATTCAACCCAAGGTTGCCTGCAATAATTTCCACATGTCCGAAATGCTTACGCTTCAACACATCACAGACGGTTAACGGGAAGTGATGCATATCTCCACCTCTCTTAACAGGTAATAGCTATACTATTCTTTCTTTTTTCTGCCATTCCTGCTCCACATAGATTTATACGAAACAAAGACCGGTTTCCCGGCCTTCATCGCAGCAATTTTACTGAAAAATATTTTCGTGCATCAGCTGTTTGGATATGCAATGTAATACGATCCTCCGCTTTTTGAAACGAGACGAAGGCACCATCTAGATCTTCATGCACACTCACAATTTGATATCCTCTTTCTAACAAGAAATCAATTTTTTCACGTTCTGCTATAAACTCATTGTAAGACATAGCATATCTCCTTTACATTGGTCGTCCTTCTTCACTCACAACCTCTATATCTAGCGGCATATCAATTTGCCAACCCCGAGCAACTGTAATTTCTAAGAGACATCATCACTCGGTGTTTCTAATTCTACTTGTCGATACGCTTTGAACCACCAGTATTTTGCTAGTATATAATAGACAACTGCACCTACAATAAAACCGACAACAAACAAATACGTAGCTAATGCATAGGTAACTGCTCCACCGATAATCCAACCGAGAAATCCCGCTATATTAACCCCTTTGTAGTAGCGAAATTACCCATCATGCTCTTATAAATCCGGTACATTGACTCGTCTTTTACGAAGTAGATAATAATCTGCGAATAAAATGCCTACGATTGCTGAAAGTACACCGCCTACAATGAGAAGTGCTGGAATAATAACGTTAAATAAACTCCAAGGCTGTGACTGCTACGCCTCCTGTTACTGGACTTTCAATCCAACTCCAAACGTCCCTACCTTCTTGCAATGCTTTATCGGACAACGTTGTATACATCCAAGTGGAAATTAAGATAATGATTGGTGCTGCTAAATCAGCAAAGCGTTCAACCACTTTAATGCCGAGGGCTGTGTTAAACACCTGCAGTACGGCAAATAATACGTAACTTTTTATCTGCATGAGCCACCGGTAATAAGCCCGGTGATTTTAAGTAATCTTCTCGTTTCGCCATATCGCTCCCCCTCTCCTATAGCACAGTTGCATTTTCTTTTGATGCGAGAGCCCCCCCATACTGCGCACGTTTAATATATTGACCTTGCCCTGGCTTTCCGACAAATTGTTTATCGCGCACAATAAATTTACCACGGCTCAGTACACTCACAGGCTCACCTGTAATACGCATTCCTTCAAACGCACTGTAATCTACCGCCATATGATGTGTGCTTGCGGATATGACACGTTCCACATGTGGATCAAAAATAACTAAGTCTGCATCAGAGCCGACTGCGATGGTGCCCTTTCGCGGAAACAAACCAAATAACTTCGCTATTTTAGTAGACGTAATATCAACAAACTGATTGAGTGAAATACGCCCTTTTTTTACACCTTCTGAAAATAAAATGCTGACTCGGTCTTCAA belongs to Ectobacillus sp. JY-23 and includes:
- a CDS encoding amino acid permease translates to MSLFRKKSIQSLIEESGGTGVSLKKDLGAFDLTMLGIGAIIGTGIFVLTGVAAAEHAGPALILSFILSGLACVFAALCYAEFASTVPVAGSAYTYSYATFGELIAWILGWDLILEYGVASSAVAVGWSGYFQGLLEGFGITIPTALSSAYNPDKGTFIDLPAILIILIITFLLTKGVKKSARFNTIMVIIKVAVILLFIGVGAFYVKPENWTPFMPFGFSGVATGAATVFFAYIGFDAVSTAAEEVRNPKRNMPIGIIASLAVCTALYIIVSAILTGIVPYDQLNVKNPVAFALNYINQDWVAGFISLGAIVGITTVLLVMLYGQSRLFYAISRDGLLPKVFSRVNNKTQTPLINNWIIAIFVSFFAGVLPLNKLAELTNIGTLFAFITVSIGILVMRKTQPNIKRGFQVPLVPLIPILAVAFCGYLVLQLPLTTWISFGGWLLIGLVIYFVYSKKHSKLNP
- a CDS encoding CoA-acylating methylmalonate-semialdehyde dehydrogenase encodes the protein MTATDTLVLKNFIDGNWVNSQGTEVLDVPNPATREVIAKVGISTVADVNAAVQAAKAAFATWKNTPAPKRARILFKYHFLLSEQHEQLAKLIVTENGKAYKEAYGEVQRGIECVEFASGAPTLLMGETLSSIAEEIDSEMFRYPLGVIGGITPFNFPMMVPLWMFPLAIACGNTFVLKPSERTPMLANRLAELFKQAGAPDGVLNIVHGAHDVVNGLLDHPDVKAISFVGSQPIAKYVYQRAAAQGKRVQALSGAKNHHVVMPDADIKKAAEHIVSSAFGSAGQRCMACSAVVVVGENDKFVHELQEKAMGLSMGSGMDEDVLLTPVIRESHREKVVGYIEAGVKEGATLLCDGRKEMESMPEGTFLGPTVFDHVTPEMTIATEEIFAPVLSVLRAEDLDEALSYIEKSRYGNGATIYTKDAKAIRQFREEADAGMLGVNVGVPATMAFFPFSGWKDSFYGDLHVNGKDGVNFFTRKKMITSRFDF
- a CDS encoding methyl-accepting chemotaxis protein — its product is MKLNIRQKISFSFLLVIALMLSVIIMSNYEMRSLHNKYSHLLEVESKDLEKTRLIQVSSTRLESQFYSYLLSKEADDVKAMQSEQGIILKRIQSIKENETNKKSKEYLGQIEGLVQAHEKRLTQAVKQNEIETSIQENILAVSREIRTIADQLAQEKQREIDEVVASSSADIEKKLRWSLLMSAGAIILSVTVGIILSVVLSRPIKLISAQAEEISKGNLAISDLQIRTKDETSILAHSFNTMKANLRELIYQIQAGAGQVSKTASELASGSEENTAATQQVSEHIQRTSQDMQQQLSHIHMSTMQLHEAAQNIAGIAVNVQDVSASAGYAAELSMQGQDVIRAVTKQMTIIQSTIDAVAENVESLNKRSTDINSITEAIKWIADQTNLLSLNAAIEAARAGEHGRGFAVVADEVRKLAVQSAKSAQDITALVKLVQEEANQAFYAAQHGMSEVNQGLEAVQTAGKQFTNIHESFTNVDNKITGIKEAIQQVSTQSAEIVQVFEHMSSKTDEMAMSLQTVAETAKEQSAASEEIAASAEEMTAMAEGLHKGIAKFKV
- a CDS encoding aspartate aminotransferase family protein — encoded protein: MVVTRQSGESLVKDEKYVWHGMRPYSPDATMVVDTASGAWITDENGNRYLDAMAGLWCVNVGYGREELAEAAYEQLKKLAYVPMTQSHSPAIALAEKLNELLGGDYVIFFSNSGSEANETAFKIARQYHQQKGEGSRYKIVSRYRAYHGNSMGALAATGQAQRKYKYEPLAPGFLHVAPPDSYRLPEDGASSEQLQSVQAVDNAMTWELSETVAAMIMEPIITGGGILMPPEGYMKGVKKVCEKHGALLIVDEVICGFGRTGTPFGFMHYGVKPDIITMAKGLTSAYLPLSATAVKREIYEGFKGSEEYDYFRHINTFGGNPAACALALKNLEIMEREHLFQRSAKLGAQLLESLRSALSQHPLVGDVRGKGLLVGIELVTDKKTKEPLDVALVNCVIATCKQQGVIIGKNGATVAGYNNVLAISPPLTIEEDDLDLLVKVLTVALEAIK
- a CDS encoding PucR family transcriptional regulator, which gives rise to MHHFPLTVCDVLKRKHFGHVEIIAGNLGLNRTVKWVHILEMTDIKSLLKGNELILSTGLGWREDESLFVSFLEELIEIQAAALCIDMTRQPFSISPHIISLANEHHFPILLFQEEVPYVEITQDIHSYLINKQYQMITDLECYSQILNKKLLSVRSYEEIVELLHEHTGHGVLFQMEETEILCPAGACINPNTQRTLQQCIRLFGQDYAQLYLFGSRDVTEYDKLMLDRTATAMAQFLLRDLYVAEKRRVEESEWVHSWLAGEYEEKEIHDMLHSHRIVATKGGTVCVSKFQDVDADFTYYKLLFRTIFEQFGFFSLCTEKRNELSVILLNQREGKAKQRLEQALERLLQTDFMRKQKYAVFVGIGKFVEFLGEFPRALQTAKETIKIQQVMQSECRFYEDMHMYRLLAMYKHEDLQEIVMEYLEPVIWYDQKYKGKLIETLRVYLACHGSKQETAKKLFVVRQTLYHRITKLEQLLGEDFMKPDKRLVIEFMLQAYDYLLTTKRMKTYKNSL